From Chryseobacterium sp. IHB B 17019, one genomic window encodes:
- a CDS encoding MotA/TolQ/ExbB proton channel family protein gives MEMNVSKNDEQVVARKAGGLNPAVIIPILFLIGVAIYLFVLGNPGNFKDADKLGSGSVAFSSVEGKDIHPESFLGIIYKGGVIVPVLITFMITVIVFSFERYFVLGKAAGKGNLDNFVVQVRSLLNQNKIDEALEECDRQQGSVGNVVKEGLTTYKALSHDTTLNKEQKMVALNKAIEEATTLEMPMLEKNMMILSTLGTVATLVALLGTVIGMIKAFFALGSGGGTPDAAALSTGISEALINTALGIGTSAIAIILYNFFTSKIDGLTYKIDEIAMSIQQSFAEFN, from the coding sequence ATGGAAATGAATGTTTCAAAAAATGATGAGCAAGTAGTTGCTAGAAAGGCAGGAGGTTTAAATCCAGCTGTTATTATTCCTATTTTATTTCTAATAGGAGTTGCTATTTATTTATTCGTTCTGGGTAACCCAGGAAATTTCAAAGACGCAGACAAACTTGGTAGTGGTTCTGTTGCTTTCTCAAGTGTTGAAGGAAAAGACATTCACCCAGAGTCGTTCTTAGGAATTATCTACAAAGGAGGGGTAATTGTACCGGTATTGATTACTTTCATGATCACGGTAATCGTTTTCTCTTTCGAAAGATATTTCGTACTTGGTAAAGCTGCCGGAAAAGGGAACTTAGACAACTTCGTTGTACAAGTAAGAAGCTTACTAAACCAAAACAAAATTGACGAAGCTTTAGAAGAGTGCGACAGACAGCAAGGTTCTGTAGGTAACGTGGTGAAGGAAGGTCTTACTACTTACAAAGCTTTATCACATGATACTACGCTTAACAAAGAGCAAAAAATGGTAGCGCTTAACAAAGCAATTGAAGAAGCTACTACTCTTGAGATGCCAATGCTTGAGAAAAACATGATGATCCTTTCTACATTAGGTACTGTTGCAACGTTAGTGGCACTTTTAGGTACGGTAATCGGGATGATCAAGGCGTTCTTCGCATTAGGTTCAGGAGGTGGTACTCCGGATGCAGCTGCACTTTCTACAGGTATCTCTGAAGCCTTGATTAATACAGCTTTAGGTATCGGTACTTCAGCTATCGCTATCATCCTTTATAACTTCTTTACTTCTAAAATTGACGGATTAACTTATAAGATCGACGAGATCGCAATGAGCATCCAACAATCTTTCGCTGAATTCAACTAA
- the leuS gene encoding leucine--tRNA ligase, which produces MFYDHQQIEKKWQKYWEDNQTYKTSNNTDKPKFYVLDMFPYPSGAGLHVGHPLGYIASDIYARYKRHQGFNVLHPVGYDSFGLPAEQYAIQTGQHPAITTGQNITRYEEQLRKIGFSFDWSREVRTSDPSYYKWTQWIFIELFHSWYNKNTDKAESIETLNKHFEEKGTEELNANQNDELNFTAEEWKNASEIDKEDILLNYRLAYRAETTVNWCPALGTVLANDEVKDGKSERGGFPVYQKKMMQWSMRISAYSERLLQGLKTLDWPQPLKDSQEYWIGKSQGAQVKFEIEAHNNEIIEVFTTRPDTIFGATFMVLAPENPLVETITTAEQKAEVDNYIEETSKKTERDRMADVKNVSGAFTGSYAINPFSNERMPIYISDYVLMGYGTGAVMAVPAHDERDHRFAKKFNLEIKKVVETDEDVQEASFDSKDSVCVNSDFLNGLNYNEAKAVIITAIEKKGIGHGTTNYRQRDAIFSRQRYWGEPVPIYYKDGMPYTLPASALPLELPEVEKYLPTEDGDPPLGNAKTFAWDEANQKVVDTNLIDEKTVFPLELSTMPGWAGSSWYFLRYMDPNDDEVFVKKELADYWGQVDLYIGGSEHATGHLLYSRFWNMFLKDRGYINHDEPFQKLINQGMILGMSAFVYRIDGTNQYVSKNLAKDYKTQQIHVDVSLLKGTSDELDTEAFKAWRPDYADAEFILEDGKYITGREVEKMSKSKYNVVNPDDICNEYGADGLRLYEMFLGPLEQSKPWNTQGLSGVYGFLKKFWNLYFNGEVFEVSDEEPTKEEYKVLHTLIKKVVYDIENFSFNTSVSSFMIAVNELQKIKCNKRNILEPLAVIISPYAPHICEELWSLLGHNESVEFEKFPVLNEDYLVEDEIQYPISINGKMKFKISLSAQLSAKEVEDLVLQDDKMQQILEGKTPKKIIVVPHRIVNIVI; this is translated from the coding sequence GTGTTTTACGATCATCAGCAGATAGAAAAAAAGTGGCAGAAATACTGGGAAGACAATCAAACGTACAAAACTTCCAATAACACAGACAAACCCAAATTTTATGTTCTCGATATGTTTCCGTATCCATCGGGAGCGGGGCTTCATGTAGGCCATCCGCTGGGATATATTGCATCCGATATTTATGCGAGATACAAAAGGCATCAGGGTTTTAATGTTCTCCACCCTGTTGGCTATGATAGTTTTGGGCTTCCTGCTGAGCAATATGCTATTCAGACGGGGCAGCATCCTGCAATTACGACTGGGCAAAATATTACCAGATACGAAGAGCAGTTAAGAAAAATCGGTTTCTCATTCGATTGGAGCAGAGAAGTAAGAACTTCCGATCCTTCCTATTATAAATGGACACAATGGATTTTCATTGAGCTGTTCCATTCATGGTATAATAAAAATACTGATAAAGCAGAATCTATCGAAACGTTAAACAAACATTTTGAAGAAAAAGGAACGGAAGAATTAAATGCCAATCAGAACGATGAATTAAATTTCACGGCAGAAGAATGGAAAAACGCTTCTGAAATTGATAAAGAAGATATCTTATTAAATTACCGTTTAGCTTACAGAGCGGAAACGACGGTAAACTGGTGCCCTGCATTAGGAACAGTATTAGCCAACGACGAAGTAAAAGACGGAAAATCCGAAAGAGGAGGTTTCCCTGTTTATCAGAAAAAAATGATGCAGTGGAGCATGAGGATTTCTGCGTATTCTGAAAGATTATTACAAGGTCTTAAAACGCTGGACTGGCCACAACCATTGAAAGATTCTCAAGAATACTGGATCGGAAAATCCCAGGGAGCGCAGGTGAAATTTGAAATTGAAGCTCACAATAACGAAATCATTGAGGTTTTCACTACAAGACCTGATACTATTTTCGGGGCAACCTTTATGGTATTGGCGCCGGAAAATCCTTTAGTGGAAACAATTACTACAGCAGAACAAAAAGCTGAGGTAGACAATTATATTGAAGAAACTTCCAAAAAAACCGAGAGAGACAGAATGGCTGACGTGAAAAACGTAAGCGGTGCTTTCACGGGAAGTTATGCAATCAATCCGTTCAGCAATGAAAGAATGCCGATCTATATTTCGGATTATGTTTTGATGGGATACGGAACAGGAGCGGTAATGGCGGTTCCTGCACATGACGAGCGCGACCACAGATTTGCAAAGAAATTTAATTTAGAAATTAAAAAAGTAGTAGAAACTGACGAAGACGTTCAGGAAGCTTCTTTTGATTCTAAAGATTCTGTTTGTGTAAATTCTGATTTCTTGAATGGTTTAAATTATAATGAAGCCAAAGCCGTCATCATTACAGCAATCGAGAAAAAAGGAATTGGCCACGGAACAACGAATTACAGACAGCGTGATGCTATTTTCTCAAGGCAGCGTTATTGGGGCGAACCGGTTCCTATATATTATAAGGATGGAATGCCTTACACATTGCCGGCTTCAGCATTGCCTCTGGAACTTCCTGAAGTTGAAAAATATTTACCGACCGAAGACGGAGATCCGCCATTAGGAAATGCAAAAACTTTCGCTTGGGACGAAGCCAATCAAAAAGTGGTGGATACAAACTTAATTGATGAGAAAACAGTTTTCCCGTTAGAATTATCTACAATGCCGGGTTGGGCAGGGAGCTCATGGTATTTCCTTAGATATATGGACCCGAATGATGATGAGGTTTTTGTTAAAAAAGAACTGGCAGATTATTGGGGACAGGTAGATTTATACATCGGAGGTAGCGAGCACGCGACCGGTCACTTGTTGTATTCCCGTTTCTGGAATATGTTCTTAAAGGACAGAGGATATATTAATCATGATGAGCCTTTTCAGAAGTTGATTAATCAGGGGATGATTTTGGGGATGAGTGCTTTTGTGTATAGAATTGATGGTACTAATCAATATGTATCTAAAAATTTAGCAAAAGATTATAAGACTCAGCAAATCCACGTTGACGTATCTTTATTAAAAGGAACATCCGATGAATTAGATACAGAAGCCTTCAAAGCTTGGAGACCGGATTATGCAGACGCAGAATTTATTTTGGAAGACGGAAAATACATCACAGGTCGTGAAGTTGAAAAAATGTCAAAGTCAAAATACAACGTTGTAAATCCTGATGACATTTGTAATGAATATGGAGCAGACGGGTTAAGATTGTATGAAATGTTCTTAGGACCATTGGAACAATCCAAGCCTTGGAACACACAAGGTCTTAGCGGAGTTTACGGTTTCTTAAAAAAATTCTGGAATTTATACTTTAATGGCGAAGTTTTTGAAGTGTCAGATGAGGAACCTACGAAAGAAGAATATAAAGTATTGCATACCTTAATAAAGAAGGTGGTTTACGACATTGAGAACTTCTCTTTCAATACATCTGTATCGTCATTTATGATCGCTGTAAACGAATTGCAAAAAATAAAATGCAACAAACGCAATATTTTAGAACCGTTAGCCGTTATCATTTCTCCTTATGCCCCTCACATCTGTGAAGAGCTTTGGAGCCTGTTGGGTCACAATGAGTCTGTAGAATTCGAGAAATTCCCTGTATTGAATGAGGATTACTTGGTAGAAGACGAAATTCAGTATCCGATAAGCATAAATGGTAAAATGAAGTTTAAAATTTCACTTTCTGCGCAGCTTTCTGCCAAAGAAGTAGAAGATTTAGTACTTCAGGATGACAAAATGCAACAAATTTTGGAAGGCAAAACCCCGAAAAAAATCATTGTTGTTCCTCACAGAATTGTGAATATCGTAATTTAA
- a CDS encoding lipocalin family protein, which produces MKKLALLFAGLSLFVATGCSDDDNPTIEYPLVGTWQPVKEVVTSVPVGGTPVSDEIAYTDCQKEGRWVFNAGNTGKRTDKGDSATPGMCDITFDRNFTYTFDKDSKAVQIKYQGIVEPDKGKVTTLNENTLNLTIEDTTDPTEYNSVTYTFKRIPQ; this is translated from the coding sequence ATGAAGAAATTAGCATTACTATTTGCAGGTTTATCATTATTTGTAGCTACTGGATGTAGTGATGATGACAACCCTACTATCGAATATCCGCTTGTTGGAACCTGGCAGCCGGTAAAAGAAGTCGTTACAAGCGTTCCCGTTGGAGGTACTCCTGTTTCAGACGAGATTGCCTATACAGATTGTCAGAAAGAAGGAAGATGGGTTTTCAATGCAGGAAATACAGGGAAAAGAACGGATAAGGGTGACAGCGCAACTCCGGGTATGTGTGATATTACTTTCGACAGAAACTTTACCTATACTTTTGATAAAGACAGTAAAGCTGTTCAGATCAAATATCAGGGAATCGTGGAACCAGACAAAGGGAAAGTGACTACACTCAATGAAAATACCCTGAATCTTACGATCGAAGATACAACAGATCCTACCGAATATAATTCTGTAACCTATACATTCAAGAGAATTCCTCAATAG
- a CDS encoding acyltransferase family protein, with protein MQDITKNNFDFIRVLLAFIVFVGHLGTLSASKDLKILEHSPIEIAVFGFFVVSGFLIARSYDRSSSLKSYLKKRINRIVPAYLLVVFLCAILLSFVSTLPLSEYFSNTQVYKYLFWNSLFLNFKAPWLPGVFGNQAVNGALWTLKVEMSYYFCVPLLFLLFGKNNKYRNISLIILYFISLVYLNYFEGLNKMSMSKQLPGVLCYFIAGMLIYFNFDKFIQHKHKLFIIALATVWIDLIFDIKLFSPMMVGIIVLYIAYSFKFLNNFGKYGDFTYGIYIFHFPIIRTFTTLGLFEDYNPFVMAFICMLLVIAVGVSSWHFYEKRFL; from the coding sequence ATGCAAGACATAACGAAAAATAATTTTGACTTTATCCGTGTTCTCCTCGCTTTTATCGTTTTCGTTGGACATTTGGGAACTTTGAGTGCTTCAAAAGATCTCAAAATACTTGAACACAGCCCGATAGAGATTGCTGTTTTCGGTTTTTTCGTTGTGAGCGGATTTCTTATCGCAAGAAGTTACGACAGGTCTTCCAGCTTAAAAAGCTATTTAAAAAAGAGAATCAATAGAATTGTTCCTGCTTATTTGCTCGTTGTTTTTTTGTGTGCCATATTATTAAGCTTCGTAAGTACACTTCCTCTTTCCGAATATTTCAGCAACACACAGGTTTACAAATATCTTTTCTGGAATTCTCTGTTTTTGAATTTTAAGGCGCCGTGGCTTCCGGGAGTTTTTGGAAATCAGGCTGTGAATGGAGCTTTATGGACCCTTAAGGTAGAAATGTCGTATTATTTTTGCGTCCCGTTATTGTTCCTGCTTTTTGGTAAAAACAATAAATACCGGAATATCAGCTTGATTATTTTATACTTTATTTCATTGGTTTATCTTAATTATTTTGAAGGATTAAATAAGATGTCAATGTCTAAGCAACTTCCCGGCGTGCTGTGTTATTTTATAGCGGGAATGCTGATTTATTTTAATTTTGATAAATTTATTCAACATAAACACAAGCTTTTCATTATCGCGTTGGCTACCGTTTGGATTGATTTGATTTTTGATATCAAATTATTCTCTCCAATGATGGTTGGCATTATTGTCCTTTATATCGCTTACTCCTTTAAGTTTTTAAATAACTTCGGAAAATACGGAGATTTTACATACGGAATTTACATTTTCCACTTCCCTATCATCAGAACTTTTACCACTTTAGGGCTGTTTGAAGATTATAATCCGTTTGTAATGGCATTTATCTGTATGCTGCTTGTCATCGCTGTCGGTGTAAGTTCATGGCATTTTTATGAAAAAAGATTTTTATAA
- a CDS encoding glycosyltransferase family 2 protein has product MKDLVSIITPSYNSAEFIEETIQSVLNQTYENWEWLISDDQSKDNTVEIIKKYNDPRIKLQVLEQNGGAGNARNKSLERAQGRYIAFLDSDDFWYPEYLETMTDYMQENNAELVYCNYSRCDEHTMEPILKDFEADKIVTFSNLLKTCRLAPVSTIYDTKRVGKFFFPVKSKREDHVMWLNLLKEIPKGYPVKKTLAKYRMRENSVSRKKKNIIKDQYLVYKDFMGFSTLKSLYYTANWALNGFLKYSKIFN; this is encoded by the coding sequence ATGAAAGATCTGGTCTCCATCATCACTCCATCATATAATTCCGCAGAATTCATCGAGGAAACAATACAATCTGTCCTAAACCAGACCTATGAAAACTGGGAATGGCTGATTTCCGACGATCAATCCAAAGACAATACCGTCGAAATCATAAAAAAATACAATGATCCTCGGATAAAACTGCAGGTTCTCGAACAAAACGGAGGCGCAGGAAACGCAAGAAATAAAAGCCTTGAAAGAGCTCAGGGGAGATACATTGCCTTTCTGGATTCCGATGATTTCTGGTATCCGGAATACCTGGAAACGATGACCGACTATATGCAGGAAAACAATGCAGAACTCGTATACTGCAACTATTCCAGATGTGATGAACATACGATGGAACCTATTTTAAAAGATTTTGAAGCAGATAAAATCGTTACTTTTTCTAATTTGCTTAAAACCTGCAGACTGGCTCCGGTTTCCACCATTTACGACACAAAAAGAGTCGGAAAGTTTTTCTTCCCGGTAAAAAGTAAGCGTGAAGACCACGTCATGTGGCTGAATTTATTAAAAGAAATACCAAAAGGGTATCCCGTAAAAAAGACCCTCGCAAAATACAGAATGCGTGAAAACAGTGTTTCCAGGAAGAAGAAAAATATCATTAAAGACCAATATCTGGTATATAAGGATTTCATGGGATTTTCCACATTAAAATCTTTGTATTACACAGCAAACTGGGCCTTAAACGGATTTTTAAAATATTCTAAAATTTTCAATTAA
- a CDS encoding 3-deoxy-D-manno-octulosonic acid transferase has translation MTFLYNIFISLLIFGMKVFSLFNDKTKKGVEGRKESLQKVKSVFSKSDKVIWMHAASLGEYEQGLPVLEQLKEKFPTHKILLTFFSPSGYENVVKKKNIADVVCYLPFDKKSYVKEFVSQFSVELFFTVRYDYWYNLLEELKNQGIKTYVISALFYDSQSFFTSYGKWFVKQLRKNIDWFFHQTHMSFALAKSVGLTQSSVTGDTRFDRVKQLRSRNNHVDFISNFIGDDKVVVFGSSWQAEEKIAEEVSLGNPYAKLIIAPHDLKRVQHLKQIFPDAILYSEINNSTKNFQSKILIIDSIGLLSKLYSYADVAVVGGGFHDAGLHNILEAATFGVPVIFGNHYRKNPEADELISVDGGRSFENAGLAADFVMFLINNEDALQAMSEKAEKFVTEKPNSTELIIKKILS, from the coding sequence ATGACTTTTCTTTACAACATATTCATCAGTTTGCTCATCTTCGGGATGAAAGTTTTTTCGTTGTTTAATGATAAAACTAAAAAAGGCGTTGAAGGAAGGAAAGAGTCGTTACAAAAAGTAAAATCAGTATTTTCAAAATCTGATAAAGTCATCTGGATGCATGCCGCAAGCCTGGGCGAATATGAGCAGGGACTTCCTGTTTTAGAACAATTAAAAGAAAAATTTCCCACCCATAAAATTCTGTTAACTTTCTTCTCTCCATCGGGGTATGAGAATGTTGTTAAGAAGAAAAATATTGCAGATGTGGTCTGTTATTTACCCTTCGATAAAAAGTCTTATGTAAAAGAGTTTGTTTCACAGTTTTCTGTTGAACTATTTTTTACGGTAAGATATGATTATTGGTATAATCTGTTGGAGGAATTAAAAAATCAAGGGATAAAAACATATGTGATTTCTGCCTTGTTTTATGACAGTCAATCGTTTTTTACTTCGTATGGAAAGTGGTTTGTAAAACAGTTGCGAAAAAATATCGACTGGTTTTTTCATCAGACGCATATGTCTTTTGCTCTGGCCAAAAGTGTAGGGCTTACTCAATCTTCAGTAACGGGCGACACTAGGTTTGATCGTGTAAAACAGTTGAGAAGTCGTAATAATCATGTGGATTTTATCAGTAACTTTATTGGAGATGATAAAGTGGTCGTTTTCGGGAGCTCATGGCAGGCGGAAGAAAAAATTGCGGAAGAGGTTTCGCTGGGGAATCCTTACGCAAAATTGATTATTGCCCCACATGATTTAAAAAGAGTTCAGCATTTAAAGCAGATTTTTCCTGATGCAATTTTATACAGTGAAATTAATAATTCAACTAAAAATTTTCAGTCAAAGATTTTAATTATTGACAGCATCGGTTTGCTTTCAAAATTATATTCTTATGCCGATGTTGCGGTAGTTGGCGGAGGTTTTCATGATGCAGGACTCCATAATATTCTGGAAGCGGCAACTTTTGGTGTTCCGGTAATTTTTGGAAATCATTACAGAAAAAATCCTGAAGCAGATGAACTCATTTCTGTGGATGGCGGAAGATCTTTTGAGAACGCAGGTTTAGCCGCTGATTTTGTAATGTTTTTGATTAATAATGAAGACGCTCTTCAGGCAATGTCGGAAAAGGCAGAGAAATTCGTCACAGAAAAACCGAATTCGACAGAATTAATTATAAAGAAAATTTTATCGTAA
- a CDS encoding DUF1648 domain-containing protein produces MENILLTIFDICNFGLLVFLWWFTVKNYKTLPQTIPVHFDFDGKADNFGSKKYSFLMPVLLTVFYFLFAFVVRSPESTNFPVEITKDNQDAQFLIMGVFIRWLFTLVTLIFLNSQDYMFRYSFDGNAKPRVPMATAIFAVIGSLIVLFIFVGIFK; encoded by the coding sequence ATGGAAAATATTCTTCTTACAATTTTTGATATTTGTAATTTTGGATTACTTGTTTTTTTGTGGTGGTTTACGGTAAAAAATTATAAAACGTTACCACAGACAATTCCTGTTCACTTTGATTTTGACGGTAAAGCAGATAACTTCGGAAGTAAAAAATATTCTTTTTTGATGCCGGTTTTGCTTACTGTATTTTATTTTTTGTTTGCCTTTGTAGTAAGATCTCCCGAATCTACCAATTTTCCTGTAGAAATCACGAAAGATAACCAGGATGCCCAGTTTCTTATCATGGGAGTTTTCATCAGGTGGCTCTTCACATTGGTTACGTTGATCTTCCTGAACAGTCAGGATTATATGTTCAGATATTCCTTTGATGGAAATGCGAAACCGAGGGTTCCGATGGCGACGGCAATTTTCGCAGTGATTGGAAGCTTAATTGTATTATTTATTTTTGTTGGAATATTCAAATGA
- a CDS encoding C40 family peptidase yields the protein MNKGICIVTVAPVRAEGSDRAEIVTEILYGESADILEVNKNWTKIKMHYDGYEGWMDTKQLKPVTDEELAKRKVTVVTEDFSSVLMNDGKTLLSIGSEVEFPVVASRRSHDVRESIALTAREFLNVPYLWGGKSFFAVDCSGFTQLVYKVHNVKLPRDASQQVEVGESLTFVEESQPGDLAFFENDEGRIVHVGIMLENQKIIHASGKVRIDTLDSTGIFNKEMNKHTHKLRVIKSVL from the coding sequence ATGAATAAAGGAATTTGTATTGTTACAGTGGCTCCCGTTCGTGCGGAAGGTTCTGACAGAGCGGAAATTGTTACGGAAATATTGTATGGAGAAAGTGCAGATATTTTGGAAGTGAATAAAAACTGGACCAAGATAAAAATGCATTACGACGGCTATGAAGGATGGATGGATACAAAACAGCTAAAGCCTGTGACAGACGAAGAACTGGCAAAACGAAAAGTTACGGTAGTGACTGAAGATTTTTCTTCCGTTTTGATGAATGACGGAAAAACATTACTTTCAATAGGTTCGGAAGTTGAGTTTCCTGTTGTGGCATCGAGAAGAAGCCATGACGTTCGTGAAAGTATTGCTCTCACGGCAAGAGAATTTTTAAATGTTCCCTATCTATGGGGCGGAAAAAGCTTTTTCGCGGTAGACTGTTCCGGGTTTACACAATTGGTTTATAAAGTTCATAACGTGAAATTACCGAGAGATGCCTCTCAGCAGGTTGAAGTGGGAGAATCACTAACTTTTGTTGAGGAAAGCCAACCCGGTGATCTGGCATTTTTTGAAAATGATGAAGGAAGAATCGTGCATGTCGGGATCATGCTGGAGAATCAGAAAATCATCCATGCTTCAGGAAAAGTAAGGATTGACACCCTGGATTCTACGGGAATTTTTAATAAAGAAATGAATAAACATACGCATAAATTGAGAGTTATTAAAAGTGTACTTTAA
- a CDS encoding O-methyltransferase: protein MSFFEEKNPEMDRYLETHASSEPEVLKKLRRETYQKTTQPHMISGYQQGRLLTIISQMMQPKNILEIGTFTGYATLCLTAGLAKDGKITTLDVNEDLAYLPRKYFAESEYSNQINFKIQDAKEFLRETDEIFDLVFIDADKENYAEYFRLIKPKTKSGSVVMFDNVLWYGKVLEENPKQKSTQIIKELNDLIAKDDDFENLILPLRDGVNFLRRK, encoded by the coding sequence ATGAGCTTTTTTGAAGAAAAGAATCCAGAAATGGACAGGTATCTGGAAACACACGCTTCCTCGGAGCCTGAAGTTCTGAAAAAATTAAGAAGGGAAACGTATCAGAAAACAACACAGCCCCATATGATTTCCGGTTATCAGCAGGGAAGATTATTAACCATAATTTCTCAAATGATGCAGCCGAAAAATATTCTTGAAATCGGGACTTTCACGGGATATGCTACACTTTGTTTAACGGCAGGCTTAGCAAAAGACGGAAAAATTACAACACTGGATGTGAATGAAGATTTAGCTTATCTACCCAGAAAATATTTTGCAGAAAGTGAATATTCAAATCAGATTAATTTTAAGATTCAGGATGCGAAGGAATTTTTAAGGGAAACAGATGAGATTTTTGACTTGGTTTTTATTGATGCGGATAAAGAAAATTACGCGGAATATTTTAGATTAATCAAGCCTAAAACAAAATCCGGATCGGTGGTAATGTTTGACAACGTCCTCTGGTACGGGAAAGTGCTGGAAGAAAATCCGAAGCAGAAATCTACACAGATAATTAAGGAATTAAACGATTTGATCGCAAAAGATGATGATTTTGAAAATCTTATTTTACCTTTGCGGGACGGTGTGAATTTCCTTCGCAGGAAATAA
- a CDS encoding OmpA family protein, which yields MKIFKILAVSAMALGMTSCISKKQYDALSSNYKQCIENVGERQREIQDLKSQNSALTSENNLLKSQHDALKSSLDACLSNTGKSSANIDKLVGEINASNSYIKQLISSNAKNDSLNLALSNKLKRSLDNVADDDVQVKVLKGVVMISLSDKMLYKTGDYNVLPAAQEVLGKVAKVINDYDKYSVLIEGNTDNAPLNSPNLPKDNWDLSALRGTAVAKVLQTQFGVDPARITAGGRSEYNPKATNMSVSGRAENRRTEIIIMPKLDEFMKLMDITPKK from the coding sequence ATGAAAATTTTTAAAATTCTAGCAGTTTCTGCAATGGCGTTGGGAATGACATCTTGTATCAGCAAAAAGCAGTACGATGCACTAAGCTCAAACTACAAGCAATGTATTGAAAACGTGGGTGAAAGACAGAGGGAAATTCAGGATCTGAAATCTCAAAATTCTGCTTTAACGAGTGAGAATAATTTACTAAAAAGTCAGCATGATGCTTTAAAATCTTCACTTGACGCTTGTCTTTCAAATACTGGAAAAAGTTCTGCCAATATCGATAAGTTAGTAGGAGAGATTAATGCTTCAAACTCTTATATCAAGCAATTAATTTCCAGCAATGCTAAAAACGACAGTTTAAATTTAGCATTATCAAACAAATTGAAAAGATCTTTGGACAATGTAGCTGACGATGATGTTCAGGTGAAAGTATTGAAAGGAGTCGTAATGATCTCACTTTCAGATAAAATGTTATATAAAACAGGAGATTACAACGTTTTACCGGCTGCTCAGGAAGTATTAGGGAAAGTGGCTAAAGTGATCAACGATTACGATAAATATTCTGTATTGATCGAAGGTAACACGGATAACGCACCTCTAAACTCACCAAATTTACCAAAAGACAACTGGGATCTTTCTGCATTGAGAGGTACAGCGGTAGCGAAAGTTTTACAAACTCAATTCGGTGTAGATCCGGCAAGAATCACAGCGGGCGGACGTTCCGAATACAATCCTAAAGCGACAAATATGAGCGTTTCAGGAAGAGCGGAAAACAGAAGAACGGAAATCATCATTATGCCTAAGCTTGATGAATTCATGAAATTAATGGATATCACGCCAAAAAAATAA